The following proteins are co-located in the Paludibaculum fermentans genome:
- a CDS encoding YceD family protein, protein MFFTLTELEHHPILFEVTYAPGEVQLGEELQQLGGLEVSGKAELLRNTLGEIRLRGHAKVILETNCDLCLDPANLHIDNDFDLFYRPVETAETKGEIHLEEGEVEISFYEGDGVGLRDALREFILLSVPMRAVCKEDCKGLCPSCGRNRNEGPCGCHAKRTDPRLAALKNIS, encoded by the coding sequence ATGTTCTTTACACTCACCGAACTTGAACACCACCCAATCCTATTTGAAGTCACCTACGCACCAGGTGAAGTGCAGCTCGGCGAGGAGTTGCAGCAGTTGGGCGGGCTCGAGGTCAGCGGGAAAGCCGAACTGCTCCGCAATACCCTGGGCGAGATTCGCCTGCGCGGCCACGCCAAAGTCATCCTGGAAACCAACTGCGATCTCTGCCTCGATCCGGCTAACCTGCACATTGATAACGACTTCGACCTCTTCTACCGGCCCGTGGAAACAGCCGAAACGAAGGGAGAAATCCACCTGGAAGAAGGCGAAGTCGAAATCTCGTTCTACGAGGGCGACGGTGTGGGCCTGCGGGACGCGTTGCGGGAGTTCATCCTGCTCAGCGTGCCGATGCGGGCGGTCTGCAAGGAAGACTGCAAGGGCCTCTGCCCCAGCTGCGGCCGGAATCGGAACGAAGGCCCCTGCGGCTGCCACGCCAAGCGCACTGATCCGCGCCTGGCGGCTTTGAAGAATATTAGCTGA
- a CDS encoding fused MFS/spermidine synthase, with product MSFLISSVIASAFCLFLVQPLLAKQILPYFGGTASVWAVCMVFYQGALLGGYLYAHGLARFLAPRRQAQVHLVVLAGSLWALPVGLGQVDSVGSGQSWSIVWMLVRAVGIPYFVLSSTSPLMQAWYARLEPKGQAYKLFGWSNLSCALALLSFPFLLEPWLSLTRLNLYWSWGYGLVVLLLAASAVIVIRRSPANEAEERREPVRPGLLWPKWLFFSALGSLVLVSVTNHLCQSVAPVPFLWTVPLLLYLLTFTAVFEREWYSRRWGMPLAGAALLAMAAAYVYMQPGRMLAVGIPVFTIGCFLACFYCHGELAALKPEPGRLTQFYLVMAAGGTLGSLLVAFVAPRIFRGYVELPVVLCVTAMAMLFSVYGRHLAVDLAAAACAILVTTPALAVFLTPLREIDAGRNFYGSLRVEQAEGKQGRPPIRSIIHGAISHGSQFNADGWRMRPTAYYGPNSGPGKWFTHTPGARRVGVVGLGAGTLAAYGRPGDEFRFYEINPMVVQFAKQHFRYLSDTPARVDIAVGDGRLLLEHEADQNFDLLVIDAFSGDSIPVHLLTREAFKTYRRHLKPGGILALHLSNLYLDLMPEVRVLAADQGFACKPVLDSGSEPDDVRPSIWALAGPAASLD from the coding sequence GTGTCCTTCCTCATCTCATCCGTCATCGCCAGCGCCTTCTGCCTGTTTCTGGTGCAGCCGCTGCTGGCGAAACAGATTCTGCCGTATTTCGGCGGGACGGCCTCGGTGTGGGCGGTGTGCATGGTTTTCTACCAGGGAGCGCTACTGGGCGGGTATTTGTACGCCCACGGGCTAGCGCGGTTCCTGGCTCCAAGAAGGCAGGCGCAGGTCCATCTGGTGGTGCTGGCCGGGAGCCTGTGGGCTTTGCCGGTGGGCCTTGGCCAGGTGGATTCTGTCGGGTCCGGCCAGAGTTGGAGCATCGTGTGGATGCTGGTGCGGGCGGTGGGCATTCCTTACTTTGTCCTCAGCAGCACCAGCCCACTGATGCAGGCTTGGTACGCGCGATTGGAACCCAAGGGACAGGCGTACAAGCTGTTCGGGTGGTCCAATCTGTCGTGCGCCCTGGCCCTGCTGAGTTTCCCGTTTCTGCTGGAGCCGTGGCTGTCGTTGACGCGCCTGAACCTGTACTGGTCCTGGGGCTACGGTCTGGTTGTGCTGCTGCTGGCCGCGTCCGCCGTGATCGTCATCCGCCGCAGTCCTGCCAACGAGGCCGAGGAGCGGCGGGAGCCCGTCCGGCCCGGCCTGTTGTGGCCGAAGTGGTTATTCTTCTCCGCGCTGGGGTCGCTGGTGCTGGTGAGCGTGACCAATCACTTGTGCCAGTCAGTGGCGCCGGTGCCCTTCCTGTGGACGGTGCCGCTGCTGCTGTATTTGCTGACCTTTACGGCAGTGTTTGAACGCGAGTGGTATTCGCGCCGCTGGGGCATGCCGCTGGCCGGAGCCGCGCTGCTGGCCATGGCCGCGGCATATGTCTACATGCAACCCGGACGCATGCTGGCCGTGGGGATCCCCGTCTTCACCATCGGCTGCTTCCTGGCGTGTTTCTACTGTCACGGCGAACTGGCTGCGTTGAAGCCGGAGCCGGGGCGCCTCACGCAGTTCTACCTGGTGATGGCCGCGGGCGGCACCTTGGGTTCGCTACTGGTGGCCTTTGTCGCACCCAGGATCTTCCGCGGATATGTCGAATTGCCGGTGGTGCTGTGCGTCACGGCGATGGCGATGCTGTTCAGCGTCTATGGACGCCACCTGGCGGTGGACCTCGCGGCTGCGGCCTGCGCGATCCTGGTCACGACGCCGGCCCTGGCTGTGTTCCTGACGCCGCTGCGCGAGATCGACGCAGGCCGCAATTTCTATGGCAGCCTGCGCGTGGAGCAGGCCGAAGGGAAGCAGGGACGGCCGCCGATCCGCAGCATCATTCACGGCGCCATCTCGCACGGCTCGCAGTTCAACGCCGATGGCTGGCGTATGCGGCCCACGGCGTATTACGGGCCCAACAGCGGTCCGGGTAAGTGGTTCACCCACACACCGGGCGCGCGGCGCGTCGGTGTGGTGGGGCTGGGCGCCGGCACGCTGGCCGCCTATGGCCGGCCCGGAGACGAATTTCGGTTCTATGAGATCAATCCGATGGTGGTGCAGTTCGCCAAACAGCACTTCCGTTATTTGAGCGACACGCCGGCGCGGGTCGACATCGCCGTGGGCGACGGACGCCTGCTGCTGGAACACGAGGCCGACCAGAACTTCGACCTGCTGGTGATCGACGCGTTTTCCGGCGACTCCATCCCCGTGCACCTGCTCACGCGCGAGGCCTTCAAGACCTACCGCCGGCACTTGAAGCCGGGCGGGATTCTGGCGCTGCACCTGTCGAATCTCTATCTGGACCTGATGCCCGAGGTGCGCGTGCTGGCCGCCGATCAGGGCTTTGCCTGCAAGCCTGTACTGGATTCAGGATCCGAGCCGGATGACGTCCGGCCCAGCATCTGGGCGCTGGCCGGGCCGGCGGCGAGCCTCGATTAG
- a CDS encoding MIP/aquaporin family protein, with protein sequence MRTGLLAELVAEFIGTMIILLFGAGVVAMVVLFGTGTPNEVVNGGYTNITLAWGLAVTMGVYVSGKISGGHLNPAVTLALAVFRGFSWAKVIPYSIAQSLGAMAGAAIVFFNYRLAFLQFDPNLEKTAGIFTTFPAFPQALSAGFFDQVLGTALLLFLIFAVTDERNQPISGNLTPIVVGLIVVAIGMSFGKLHGYAINPARDIGPRLFTVMAGFRNNGLTDNTGVWWIPIVAPMAGGLVGAGCYDLLIRRWLPRD encoded by the coding sequence ATGCGCACTGGCTTGCTCGCGGAATTGGTGGCCGAGTTTATCGGTACAATGATCATCCTGTTGTTCGGCGCCGGCGTGGTCGCCATGGTGGTTTTGTTCGGCACCGGCACCCCGAATGAGGTGGTGAACGGCGGTTACACGAACATTACCCTCGCCTGGGGGCTGGCCGTCACAATGGGCGTATACGTGTCAGGCAAGATCAGCGGAGGCCACCTGAATCCGGCCGTCACCCTGGCCCTGGCCGTGTTCCGCGGCTTCTCGTGGGCCAAGGTCATTCCGTACAGCATCGCCCAGTCACTGGGCGCCATGGCCGGAGCCGCCATCGTCTTCTTCAACTACCGCCTGGCCTTCCTCCAGTTCGATCCCAATCTCGAAAAGACCGCCGGCATCTTCACCACCTTCCCGGCCTTCCCTCAGGCGCTTTCGGCCGGCTTCTTTGACCAGGTGCTGGGCACCGCGCTGCTGCTGTTCCTGATCTTTGCCGTCACCGACGAGCGCAACCAGCCCATCTCCGGCAACCTGACGCCCATCGTCGTCGGCTTGATCGTGGTCGCTATCGGGATGTCGTTCGGCAAGCTCCACGGCTACGCCATCAATCCGGCCCGCGACATCGGCCCCCGCCTCTTCACGGTAATGGCCGGATTCCGCAACAACGGGCTCACCGACAACACCGGAGTCTGGTGGATTCCCATCGTCGCGCCGATGGCCGGCGGACTGGTCGGCGCGGGCTGCTACGACCTGCTCATCCGGCGCTGGCTGCCCCGGGATTAA
- a CDS encoding sensor histidine kinase, giving the protein MSPRFGFALIAGFGSMMVLTAILGFSQIRRTSQSQTELMAAQEAYAGTEALLSQMRADLYSINIDVRDYLLDRNAANAAELKQQVVSSRERILNTLFQLEKRLGHSVDADTLAKLRDQVEDYIAVLRPPLEWSLDVKNALAGSYTRNLLKQRHQITQLAARLQTINTGNLRQAEDRLEESQREFRYWLRRLTYSILFLSALVAALSVWWIVRLERRARNAERALRNLSQKLVRAQEEERKALSLELHDQVGQMLTALRVEISNLGRIGNGDAEKFQTHVRQAKDVAEGAMKTVRDLAMGLRPSMLDDLGLGPAIGWQAREFSRVSGVPANVQIDGALDGLTEPQKTSLFRVVQEALTNITRHASASEVNIRIKPEKDRVRLSVKDNGKGMDVAATRRRGLGMLGMEERIRELGGDLQIESEPGRGTEVQATIPRKSA; this is encoded by the coding sequence ATGAGCCCGCGCTTCGGCTTCGCGCTCATCGCCGGATTCGGCTCCATGATGGTGCTGACCGCGATTCTGGGCTTCTCCCAGATCCGGCGCACCTCGCAGAGCCAGACTGAACTGATGGCGGCCCAGGAGGCCTACGCCGGAACCGAAGCCCTGCTGTCCCAAATGCGGGCGGATCTGTACAGCATCAACATCGACGTCCGCGACTACCTGCTGGATCGCAACGCCGCCAACGCGGCCGAGTTGAAACAGCAGGTAGTCAGCAGCCGCGAACGGATCCTGAACACCCTCTTCCAATTGGAAAAGCGGCTGGGGCATTCGGTGGATGCCGATACCCTGGCCAAGCTGCGCGACCAGGTGGAAGACTACATTGCCGTGCTGCGGCCGCCGCTGGAATGGTCGTTGGACGTCAAAAACGCCCTGGCCGGCAGCTACACCCGCAACCTGTTGAAACAAAGGCACCAGATCACGCAACTGGCGGCCCGCCTGCAGACCATCAATACCGGCAACCTGCGGCAGGCCGAGGATCGCCTGGAAGAGTCGCAGCGCGAGTTCCGCTACTGGCTGCGCCGCCTCACCTACAGCATTCTGTTCCTCAGCGCCCTGGTCGCCGCCTTGAGTGTGTGGTGGATTGTGCGGTTGGAGCGGCGTGCCCGCAATGCCGAGCGCGCGCTGCGCAACCTGTCCCAGAAACTGGTGCGGGCCCAGGAAGAGGAGCGCAAGGCCCTCTCGCTGGAACTGCACGACCAGGTGGGCCAGATGCTGACCGCGCTGCGTGTGGAGATCTCGAATCTGGGCCGCATCGGCAACGGCGACGCGGAGAAGTTCCAGACGCACGTGCGGCAGGCGAAGGACGTGGCGGAAGGGGCGATGAAGACCGTCCGCGACCTGGCAATGGGCCTCCGGCCATCCATGTTGGACGATCTTGGGCTGGGTCCGGCGATCGGCTGGCAAGCGCGCGAGTTCTCGCGAGTGAGCGGAGTTCCCGCGAATGTACAGATTGATGGAGCCCTGGACGGGCTGACGGAACCGCAGAAGACCAGCCTGTTCCGCGTGGTGCAGGAGGCGCTGACGAACATCACCCGGCACGCCTCGGCCAGCGAAGTGAACATCCGGATCAAGCCGGAAAAGGACCGCGTCCGCCTCAGCGTGAAGGATAACGGCAAGGGCATGGACGTAGCGGCGACACGGCGGCGCGGTCTGGGTATGCTGGGGATGGAGGAGCGCATCCGCGAGCTGGGCGGCGATCTGCAGATCGAATCCGAGCCAGGGCGGGGCACTGAAGTGCAAGCCACCATCCCAAGAAAGAGCGCATGA
- a CDS encoding WG repeat-containing protein, translating into MRRILPLWTILFVAVGLLLVIRDAPGCSWRYQIWALRSPSADPLFRFERDGKIGYIDARGAIAMPPTLPVGGMFGGEFHDGLLLVRDSLGQRFIDKFGATVLRPDALMANDFSEGLAAAAQESGNPRRDKWGFIDRTGRFVVEPKFRGVSSFSEGLARVSVDGEFGSTGYIDKFGNFVIPPRLSTGSSFHEGLAAVILDGPCRIINGGSCSRAEYRPATPSANYDCKFSFIDKTGRPISDLRFDDASDFSEGLAPVRLRGKWGYVDKSGRIAIEPQFEVASAFSEGLASVRSEGGYGFIDHSGGFVIRPSFKFVECFSDGRALVYELDENKAEVYHFIDRTGAPAFPAVYTIAASFRHGLAPVVLDGPPRSARQLAWINTAGQIVFRFSEK; encoded by the coding sequence GTGCGACGCATTCTCCCACTCTGGACGATACTCTTCGTGGCTGTCGGACTTCTACTCGTCATACGGGATGCACCCGGTTGCTCCTGGCGCTACCAGATCTGGGCGCTTCGCTCCCCCTCGGCCGATCCTCTGTTCCGATTTGAAAGAGACGGCAAGATTGGCTACATCGATGCGCGCGGTGCGATCGCCATGCCGCCCACACTTCCTGTCGGAGGGATGTTCGGCGGTGAGTTCCACGATGGGCTTCTGCTCGTGCGGGACAGTCTGGGGCAACGGTTTATCGATAAGTTCGGAGCGACCGTGCTGCGACCGGATGCCCTGATGGCAAACGATTTCTCAGAAGGACTGGCGGCCGCGGCGCAGGAAAGCGGCAACCCCCGACGAGACAAGTGGGGCTTCATCGATCGGACCGGCCGGTTTGTCGTGGAACCGAAGTTCCGCGGGGTCTCCAGCTTTTCGGAAGGACTCGCTCGAGTCTCCGTCGATGGCGAATTTGGTTCCACCGGTTACATCGACAAATTCGGCAACTTCGTGATACCCCCTCGTTTGTCCACTGGCTCCAGTTTTCACGAAGGCCTGGCTGCTGTCATACTCGACGGACCATGCAGAATCATCAACGGAGGTTCCTGCAGTCGCGCGGAGTACCGGCCGGCAACCCCTAGTGCCAACTACGACTGTAAGTTCAGTTTCATCGACAAAACCGGACGGCCGATCTCCGATTTGCGATTTGACGACGCGAGCGATTTTTCTGAAGGACTCGCGCCAGTGCGTTTGCGTGGAAAGTGGGGCTACGTCGATAAATCCGGCCGAATTGCCATCGAGCCTCAGTTCGAGGTGGCGAGTGCGTTCTCTGAGGGGCTGGCGAGTGTCCGGTCAGAGGGCGGCTACGGATTCATCGACCACTCTGGTGGGTTCGTGATCCGTCCTAGTTTCAAGTTCGTCGAATGCTTCTCCGACGGGCGTGCTCTTGTTTATGAGCTCGACGAGAATAAGGCCGAGGTCTACCACTTCATCGACCGGACTGGTGCTCCCGCCTTTCCAGCCGTGTACACCATCGCTGCATCTTTCCGACATGGCCTTGCGCCTGTCGTGCTGGACGGACCACCGCGATCAGCCAGGCAATTGGCCTGGATCAACACTGCAGGGCAGATCGTCTTCCGTTTCTCAGAGAAATAG
- a CDS encoding response regulator, with amino-acid sequence MSNIQVLLVDDHGVVRKGLRFLLEQEPDLAVAGEAGDGREAVRLAKELSPQVIVMDIAMPQLNGIDATAQIVKQNPAIGVLILSMHNDEAYLLRALECGARGFLLKDNAEEDLVRAIRIVASGKPFFSPAIAQALLEDYMRNLQQRNLQDSYSLLTDREREILQLLAEGRSNKDVANLLDLSVYTVETHRTRIMQKLNLHNTAELVLYAVRKKIIS; translated from the coding sequence ATGAGCAACATTCAAGTCCTGTTGGTGGACGATCATGGCGTGGTTCGCAAGGGCCTACGCTTTTTGTTGGAGCAGGAGCCGGACCTGGCCGTGGCGGGCGAAGCCGGCGATGGGCGGGAAGCCGTACGGCTGGCCAAGGAGCTGTCGCCCCAGGTCATCGTCATGGATATCGCCATGCCGCAATTGAACGGCATCGACGCGACGGCGCAGATCGTGAAGCAGAATCCAGCGATCGGGGTGTTGATCCTATCCATGCACAACGACGAGGCCTATCTGCTGCGGGCGCTGGAGTGCGGGGCGCGCGGGTTCCTTCTCAAAGACAACGCGGAAGAGGATCTGGTGCGGGCGATCCGCATCGTGGCCAGCGGCAAGCCTTTCTTTAGTCCGGCGATCGCCCAGGCGCTGCTTGAGGACTATATGCGGAACCTGCAGCAGCGGAACCTGCAGGACAGCTACAGTCTGTTGACCGACCGCGAGCGGGAGATCCTGCAACTGCTGGCCGAGGGCCGGTCGAACAAGGATGTCGCGAACCTGCTGGACCTGAGCGTGTACACGGTGGAGACGCACCGCACCCGGATCATGCAGAAGCTGAACCTGCACAATACGGCGGAGCTGGTGCTGTACGCGGTGCGGAAAAAGATTATCAGCTAA
- a CDS encoding glycosyltransferase family protein, producing the protein MADFYQTGLVPTLHSLRRDAAHHLDAELNRLGREKSIGLVLPALYSEFETPAMHGILDQLQRVTWLRRIVLVLSRADEEQYEQVRRLFERLPVESTVLWLDSEPIQDFLRTSEEAGLRVQSPGKGQACWLGTGYLLAKGDCDVIAFQDCDIKTYHRHMLSRLVYPLVAEDCQFEFAKAFYPRFTAQLNGRVTRLFLTPLVRALQDAGVQSGFLRFLDSFRYGLSGEIAMTKALARNLRVSPDWGLEVSTLSEVWQKVPAMRTCQVDLTDCYDHKHQILSPADSSRGLNKMTRDIAKALFTAVCRDGAVMQDELLKATLPHSYAKAAGEMVTRYAADAQFNGLDYDLHSEEFSVELFSESLAGAAREFVENPMGVPALPSWLRMEHAVPEALARLVTAAERDPAWFQVATA; encoded by the coding sequence ATGGCGGACTTCTATCAAACTGGATTGGTTCCTACGCTTCACAGCCTGCGGCGGGACGCGGCGCACCATCTGGACGCTGAACTCAACCGGCTGGGCCGTGAAAAGTCCATCGGCCTCGTTTTGCCGGCCCTCTACTCCGAGTTCGAAACTCCGGCAATGCACGGCATTCTCGATCAACTGCAGCGCGTTACCTGGCTGCGGCGGATCGTCCTGGTGCTCTCGCGCGCCGACGAAGAACAGTACGAGCAGGTGCGCCGCCTGTTTGAGCGCCTGCCTGTGGAATCCACCGTCCTGTGGCTCGACAGCGAGCCGATCCAGGACTTCCTGCGCACCTCGGAAGAGGCTGGCCTGCGCGTGCAAAGCCCCGGTAAGGGCCAGGCCTGCTGGCTGGGTACCGGCTACCTGCTGGCGAAGGGTGACTGCGACGTCATCGCTTTCCAGGACTGCGACATCAAGACCTACCACCGCCACATGTTGTCGCGGCTGGTCTATCCGCTGGTCGCCGAGGATTGCCAGTTCGAATTCGCCAAAGCCTTCTATCCACGGTTCACCGCCCAGTTGAACGGACGCGTCACCCGGCTGTTCCTCACGCCGCTGGTGCGGGCGCTGCAGGATGCCGGAGTCCAAAGTGGATTCTTGCGCTTCCTGGACAGTTTCCGCTACGGCCTGTCCGGCGAGATCGCGATGACCAAGGCTCTGGCGCGCAACCTGCGCGTGTCGCCCGATTGGGGCCTGGAAGTATCGACGCTTTCAGAGGTCTGGCAGAAGGTGCCGGCGATGCGCACCTGCCAGGTGGATCTCACCGACTGCTACGACCACAAACACCAGATCCTGTCGCCGGCCGATTCGTCGCGCGGCTTGAACAAGATGACCCGCGACATCGCCAAGGCGCTGTTCACGGCCGTCTGCCGCGACGGCGCCGTCATGCAGGATGAACTGCTGAAGGCGACGCTGCCGCATTCCTACGCGAAAGCGGCGGGTGAAATGGTGACGCGCTACGCCGCCGACGCCCAGTTCAATGGACTGGACTACGATCTGCACTCCGAGGAGTTCTCGGTGGAACTGTTCAGCGAGTCGCTGGCCGGCGCCGCTCGCGAATTTGTCGAGAATCCGATGGGTGTGCCGGCGCTGCCCAGTTGGCTGCGCATGGAGCACGCCGTGCCCGAGGCCCTCGCGCGGCTGGTCACGGCCGCTGAGCGGGATCCTGCCTGGTTCCAGGTGGCCACGGCCTAG
- a CDS encoding sugar phosphate isomerase/epimerase family protein → MTPFTRRTMFAGAAALAATLPATLEAAAGAAPGITIGVATYSLRKFSRAQAIETLKKLNVQALSIKEFHLKYSDTAEQTAAGAKEFRDAGFQILSGGNIALTKPDELRKMFEYGKAAGMPVIVCAPSHETLPAVEKLVKEFNIKAAIHNHGPEDKHFPSPQSVLAAVKGMDPRMGLCIDIGHTTRAKADLVASIKEAGPRLFDMHAKDLVFENGKWTQVAVGDGNIPIVEMFKTLHALKYKGGVMLEYEINADDPYPGMERSLSYMRGVRAVLGA, encoded by the coding sequence ATGACTCCATTCACGAGAAGAACCATGTTTGCCGGCGCCGCCGCGCTGGCCGCCACGCTGCCCGCTACCCTGGAGGCAGCCGCCGGCGCGGCGCCGGGCATCACCATCGGCGTCGCCACCTACTCGCTGCGCAAGTTTTCCCGCGCACAGGCGATCGAAACGCTGAAGAAGCTGAACGTACAGGCCCTCAGCATCAAGGAATTCCACCTGAAGTACTCCGACACGGCGGAGCAGACCGCCGCCGGAGCCAAGGAGTTCCGAGACGCCGGCTTCCAGATCCTGAGCGGCGGCAACATCGCCCTCACGAAGCCCGACGAGCTGCGCAAGATGTTCGAGTACGGCAAAGCCGCCGGCATGCCGGTGATTGTCTGCGCCCCTTCCCACGAGACCCTGCCCGCCGTCGAGAAGCTGGTGAAGGAGTTCAACATCAAGGCGGCCATCCACAATCACGGCCCCGAGGACAAGCACTTCCCCTCCCCGCAGAGCGTGCTGGCCGCGGTGAAAGGCATGGATCCGCGCATGGGCCTGTGCATCGACATCGGCCACACCACGCGCGCCAAGGCGGATCTCGTCGCCTCCATCAAGGAAGCCGGCCCGCGCCTGTTCGACATGCACGCCAAGGATCTCGTCTTCGAGAACGGCAAGTGGACGCAGGTGGCCGTGGGCGACGGCAACATCCCGATTGTCGAGATGTTCAAGACCCTGCACGCGCTGAAGTACAAGGGCGGCGTGATGCTGGAGTACGAGATCAACGCCGACGATCCCTATCCGGGCATGGAGCGGTCGTTGTCGTATATGCGCGGCGTGCGCGCTGTCCTCGGCGCTTAA
- the rpmF gene encoding 50S ribosomal protein L32, whose protein sequence is MPNPKRRHSKRRTSARRTHDSLKAAGLSSCPKCHEMKLPHRACPHCGWYKTREVIEVVQE, encoded by the coding sequence ATGCCGAATCCGAAGCGACGCCATTCCAAGCGCCGTACGTCCGCGCGCCGCACGCACGACTCCCTGAAGGCCGCGGGCTTGAGCTCGTGCCCGAAGTGTCACGAGATGAAACTGCCCCACCGTGCCTGCCCCCATTGCGGTTGGTACAAGACCAGGGAAGTGATTGAAGTGGTGCAGGAGTAG